In Actinoplanes sp. NBC_00393, a single genomic region encodes these proteins:
- the ruvA gene encoding Holliday junction branch migration protein RuvA → MIASVRGVVTAILPDSAVVEVGGVGMRLFCAPNTLAGLRTGAEARLATTLIVREDSLTLYGFADDDERQLFELLLTANGVGPRIAQAVLAVHHPDAVRRAIGGGDLAALTKVPGIGKRGAEKMIVELKDKIGPVAIGPGGTGGVLNGAWQEQVRQGVLALGWSAAQADQAVAAIGETIDGEAPPVPVLLRQAIRLLGKTR, encoded by the coding sequence ATGATCGCCAGTGTGCGCGGTGTGGTCACCGCGATCCTTCCGGACAGTGCCGTGGTCGAGGTCGGCGGCGTCGGCATGCGGCTGTTCTGCGCGCCGAACACCCTGGCCGGGCTGCGCACCGGCGCCGAGGCCCGGCTCGCCACCACGCTGATCGTGCGGGAGGACTCGCTCACCCTCTACGGTTTCGCCGACGACGACGAACGGCAGCTCTTCGAGCTGCTCCTGACGGCCAACGGGGTGGGCCCGAGGATCGCGCAGGCAGTGCTCGCGGTTCACCACCCCGATGCGGTACGCCGTGCGATCGGCGGCGGTGACCTGGCTGCCCTGACGAAGGTGCCCGGGATCGGCAAGCGCGGCGCCGAGAAGATGATCGTCGAGCTCAAGGACAAGATCGGGCCGGTCGCGATCGGTCCGGGTGGCACCGGCGGGGTGCTCAACGGCGCCTGGCAGGAGCAGGTCCGGCAGGGCGTGCTGGCGCTCGGCTGGAGCGCCGCGCAGGCCGATCAGGCGGTCGCCGCGATCGGCGAGACGATCGACGGTGAGGCGCCCCCGGTTCCGGTGCTGCTGCGCCAGGCGATCCGGCTGCTGGGCAAGACCCGATGA